Proteins encoded within one genomic window of Bos indicus x Bos taurus breed Angus x Brahman F1 hybrid chromosome 18, Bos_hybrid_MaternalHap_v2.0, whole genome shotgun sequence:
- the SBK3 gene encoding uncharacterized serine/threonine-protein kinase SBK3, with translation MWVLPLNGNQSTCGIYEAVTHALCWSIQRPPRPAHVSGGEGARCRAPPGTGRWLLLGRKGRIWRKEDTATALQRLVDLTASRVTPVRSLRAHYRLIRRLGSGSYGHVLLARPRQGGRAVALKLLPRASVFRTTFLREFCVGRCVSSHPGLLQTLAGPLETPRHFAFAQEYAPCGDLSGMLQERGLPELLLKRVVAQLAGALDFLHGRGLVHADVKPDNVLVFDPVCSRVALGDLGLTRPEGSPTPAPPGPLPSAPPELCVLLPPDTLPLRPALDSWGLGVLLFCAATACFPWDVALAPDPEFEVFAGWMTARPQPPRPPPPWDQFAPPALALFQGLLDLDPETRSPPLVVLDFLGDDWGLNGNKDRAGGLGSMSSEGGEEEEEEEEEGGASLEEWSEEEDGDSGGRTGTDAGEP, from the exons ATGTGGGTGTTGCCTTTGAATGGAAACCAAAGCA CATGCGGGATTTATGAAGCCGTGACACACGCCCTTTGCTGGTCCATCCAGCGGCCGCCTCGCCCCGCACACGTTTCCGGAGGAGAGGGAGCGAGATGCAGAGCGCCTCCGGGGACT GGACGGTGGTTACTTCTGGGACGGAAGGGGAGGATTTGGAGAAAG GAGGACACAGCCACAGCCCTGCAGAGGCTCGTGGACCTGACGGCCTCCAGGGTGACTCCCGTGCGGAGTCTGCGAGCCCACTACCGCCTCATCCGGAGGCTCGGCTCCGGCTCCTACGGCCACGTGCTGCTTGCCCGGCCTCGCCAAGGGG GTCGGGCCGTGGCTCTGAAGCTCCTCCCTCGGGCCTCAGTCTTCAGAACCACCTTCCTGAGAGAGTTCTGTGTGGGCCGCTGTGTGTCGTCACATCCAGGCCTGCTCCAGACGCTGGCGGGACCGCTGGAGACCCCGCGACACTTCGCCTTCGCCCAGGAGTACGCACCCTGTGGGGACCTCAGCGGGATGCTGCAGGAACGG GGCCTCCCAGAGTTGCTGCTGAAGCGTGTGGTGGCCCAGCTCGCAGGAGCCCTGGACTTCCTCCATGGCCGGGGGTTGGTGCACGCAGACGTGAAGCCCGACAACGTGCTGGTCTTCGACCCTGTGTGCAGTCGCGTGGCCCTGGGGGACCTGGGTCTGACCCGGCCCGAGGGCAGCCCCACCCCGGCGCCCCCAGGGCCCCTGCCCTCCGCACCCCCCGAGCTCTGCGTCCTGCTGCCCCCCGACACCCTGCCCCTGCGGCCCGCCCTGGACTCCTGGGGGCTCGGCGTGCTTCTCTTCTGCGCAGCCACCGCCTGCTTCCCCTGGGACGTGGCGCTGGCCCCTGACCCCGAGTTCGAGGTCTTTGCGGGGTGGATGACCGCCAGGCCCCAGCCGCCCCGGCCGCCACCCCCCTGGGACCAGTTTGCGCCCCCGGCTCTGGCCCTGTTCCAGGGGCTCCTGGATCTGGATCCTGAGACCAGGAGCCCCCCGCTGGTCGTCCTGGACTTCCTGGGAGATGACTGGGGGTTAAACGGGAACAAAGACAGAGCTGGGGGCTTGGGGAGCATGTCCAGCgagggcggggaggaggaggaggaggaggaggaggagggcggaGCAAGCCTAGAAGAGTGGTCAGAGGAGGAGGACGGTGACAGCGGGGGGAGGACAGGCACAGATGCGGGAGAGCCCTGA